A section of the Humulus lupulus chromosome 2, drHumLupu1.1, whole genome shotgun sequence genome encodes:
- the LOC133817627 gene encoding probable terpene synthase 9, whose translation MSSTLSFSFTTLFSLKPISPSTTRKNQVLRSKKPSFKVIFSEQRRSASYHPTIWETKLIDSFFTPYNYELHSERLEELKQLTRSSLRARKVSCTLLKLIDSIQRLGVEYHFENEIEEAVSLIYADDDQTSNLYITALRFRLLRQHGLFVGSDVFDKFRGKDGRFLDSLSSNVHGILSLYEASHLGMPEENVLEEAKSFTTKMLKYFSAGKMDSFLSKQVEQSLEVPLYWRMPRFETRNFIDLYQMDETKSATLLELAQLDYNLVQSLHQNELKELGRWWRDLGFKESLPFARDRVMENYLWALGMLSEPHFSKCRIGLTKFVCILTAIEDVYDIYGSLDELELFTNAVNSWDIMAIRDEFPLYMKICYLGMLNFGNELIYDVLKYHGLNIFPYIKEEWLNLCKSYLIEARWFYSEYTPSLDEYLKNSSTSVGGHAALVHACILLLDCPIGKTSLDYKFNHFDSELIYWSSLITRLGDDLGTSKDEIKRGDVKKSVECYMAEKGTSEEEAIKHIKELRSNSWKMVNKEIILCNNCLPKSIVKICLNMARTAQFIFQHGDGIGTSTGVTKDRLTSLIVKPCTDIQTNGVGE comes from the exons ATGTCTTCGACTTTGTCTTTCTCATTTACTACTCTGTTTTCACTAAAGCCAATATCACCATCAACCACAAGAAAAAACCAAGTCCTCCGATCAAAGAAACCCTCTTTTAAAGTAATCTTCAGTGAGCAAAGACGCTCAGCTAGTTACCATCCTACCATCTGGGAAACTAAACTCATCGACTCTTTCTTTACTCCCTACAAT TATGAGTTACACTCTGAACGACTAGAGGAGTTGAAACAACTTACTCGTAGTTCACTTAGAGCCAGAAAAGTCTCTTGTACACTGTTGAAGCTTATTGATTCGATCCAAAGATTGGGAGTGGAGTACCACTTCGAAAATGAGATCGAAGAAGCTGTTTCTTTGATTTATGCAGATGATGATCAAACTAGTAATCTCTACATAACAGCACTGAGATTTCGTCTTCTTAGACAACATGGCTTATTTGTTGGCTCTG ATGTGTTTGACAAATTTAGAGGCAAAGATGGGAGATTCTTAGACAGCTTAAGCAGCAACGTGCATGGAATTTTGAGTTTGTATGAAGCTTCACACCTTGGAATGCCCGAAGAAAATGTTTTGGAGGAAGCCAAGAGTTTCACCACCAAAATGCTGAAATATTTCTCAGCTGGGAAAATGGATAGTTTCTTATCTAAGCAAGTGGAACAATCACTGGAAGTTCCACTATATTGGAGGATGCCAAGATTTGAAACTAGGAACTTCATTGATCTGTACCAAATGGATGAGACAAAAAGTGCGACTTTGCTTGAGTTAGCTCAGTTGGATTATAATCTGGTCCAATCTCTGCATCAGAACGAGCTTAAGGAGTTGGGAAg GTGGTGGAGAGATTTGGGATTCAAGGAAAGCCTACCATTTGCAAGAGATCGAGTGATGGAGAATTATTTGTGGGCTTTGGGAATGTTATCTGAGCCACACTTCTCCAAATGCAGAATAGGCCTAACCAAATTTGTTTGCATATTAACTGCAATAGAGGATGTATATGACATATATGGATCATTAGATGAGCTTGAACTTTTCACAAATGCAGTAAACAG ctGGGACATAATGGCAATAAGGGACGAGTTTCCACTTTACATGAAAATATGCTATCTTGGCATGCTTAATTTTGGTAATGAACTGATCTATGATGTTCTTAAATACCATGGTTTGAATATTTTCCCCTACATCAAAGAAGAG TGGTTAAATCTTTGCAAATCATATCTTATAGAAGCAAGGTGGTTTTATAGTGAATACACACCAAGTTTGGATGAATACTTGAAAAATTCGTCTACTTCAGTTGGTGGTCATGCAGCTTTAGTTCATGCTTGTATTTTACTCTTAGATTGCCCCATAGGCAAAACCTCTCTGGATTACAAGTTCAACCATTTTGACTCTGAGCTTATTTATTGGTCATCTCTCATAACAAGACTTGGTGATGATTTAGGAACTTCAAAG GATGAGATTAAGAGAGGAGATGTGAAGAAATCAGTGGAGTGTTACATGGCAGAGAAAGGTACATCGGAAGAAGAAGCAATAAAACACATAAAAGAATTGAGAAGCAATTCATGGAAAATGGTGAACAAGGAGATAATTCTCTGCAATAATTGCTTGCCAAAATCAATAGTGAAGATTTGTTTGAACATGGCAAGAACTGCCCAATTCATATTCCAACATGGTGATGGAATTGGTACATCGACTGGGGTCACCAAAGATCGATTAACCTCATTGATTGTCAAACCATGCACCGATATTCAAACCAATGGAGTTGGGGAGTGA